TAAGTTTATTTGACAATTTTCCAATCAGCAGGCTGCCTATGCATCACAACCAGTGTAAACTTCTGGTGTGGAAGCATATCTCAGCAGGACTAacaattatgtatttatttcagaTTATCATTATCATCAAGGCCCTGCAAAAATGCACTCTGCTTACTtagctttaataataataataataataataataatctgcaTACAGCCAGagtttaaaaggaaaaaaatgcagTCATATGTTGTACCTGGccgaaatatattttgtatgatATGTGATCAGATATCTAGATCATCACAAACCCCAGCCTCTTTCAGCTTAAAAGACTTTAAAGAATGTACCAGTGAATGACAGAATTTAAACTGAATAACGGTCTGTTTTCTTGAACCAGATGATGTTTTTATAAATCAATCACACAAGCCATTAAACTACAGGTGGGCAATATGGTAATATTTCATGACAGAGATacataatgtatttaaatactACTGTTAGTATAACCAAGCTAACACTAAATATCAGCTGTTTTTATTAGCGAAAGTATGAGTCCCGATTGACTCGAGGTAGCCTAAGTACACAGTTACAGCTTGTACACTGACGATGTACTACAAACACAACAGAACCTCAAAGCAGGAAATAAGGCTaacgttccctcaatttaattaTTCTGCCCCACAACTGATCCCATCGCTACTTTCCAGCACATAGTGAGATAGTGAAAGGCAGTGTATTAGGACGCCTAACCATTTGCTAATATACACAGGTAGTGATACTAAAGCTACACCTGCTGGCACTCAGCTAGGGTTAGGAAATTATTACCAAGATAAAAAGCCGAAgggtgaaaaaaaacaacatttaatgTAAAGTCTTAATGTTTCTCCTGTTGACAGTAAAATAATAAGCTCCCTGCAGTGAttaagaggcagagagacagacgAGGGAAacgaggcacacacacacttgctcttTATTCACCTAGCACTACGTCTTTTtcgaattctctgttccaccttaaatggcgccaCTTCTGGAACACAGCGTGTTACAAAGcgttaaggtggaattgaaaatAAGAACAAGAAGTTGGCGGATTCAAAGCCAGTTTCGGCGAGTGAACATCAAGCTGAAAACAAGGCCTTTAGCAGCAGCGTTAACTAAACCGCAGCTTCCAGCTACCTCTTCAAAACTCAGCACACAGAGCACCGTGTGAAAACGCGAGTAGATGCTCCATCTCGGAAGAATTATAAAGAAGACAAGGCGATATACTTACGGTCCCCTGCGACGCCGCTGGAGTAAAACCCTCGTAAAGACAGAGAGTGGTAAAGAAACGCTTCGTATAAAGATGAgctaacaacaaaaatggctgaGATACCGCAGCGGTGTGATTCCGGTTTTGTGTTAAGTAACGTCCGGTCAGCAGAGAAATCTCTGAAACAGAGCCATGAAACTTAAGACAAACACCAGGATAATGTTCACACAAACACCCGCAACCAGAGAATGACTTTATATCGGCGTGGATAAGCACGCCTTACTGCGTTAAGCAGTATACAATTTAACgaaaataataatgacaaaCGGGCTGTGGAAATGAATTGACTCCGCTTCACTAGGGGGCGCTTCACTAGGGGGCGCTTTACTCTGGCGCCCTGTCTCTTCCACACGCTCCAATATTAAAGAGTGTCTACTGAGAAGATTCCCCACATGTTCAATGTTTATCAGACGCTAGCGAGAGAGGGGGACAGGTACCAAAGAATGGGTTCttagcttttattattattttttaaatttttttttataaagccatgttttataaacaataaatacattttatacagaaATGTATTCAAGCAACCAATATCATTTTTActttcatattttcatttgGAAATATTTTTAGCTGAAAGATATAAGCTTTTCTATCATAAGCCACTTTGTccaggctgaatctcaaaccgATGTCAACTTCCTACATAGTGAATGCTGCTTTAGTAATCAAACTATGGCTTCTACACTCAACTTGTGATTTGTATAGCTTGCTTTGGATGAAAGAATCTTGCTTTTCCGACGTATAATATATTAAGGGATGGTGTAAGCTGGTATTTAATGACCAACAGATGCACTGCTTAAGGGAGCTGGGAGCCGTTTGAGACTCGACCAAGAGAAAGAAGCTCAGTATCGCtaataaaatgtatgaataatgttcggtaaacacaaataaaatttaTATAGCTAAGCTGTTAAATCATGTTTAAAGACAAACCTACATATCTACTTTCTACAGGCGTGTTATTTTCCTTTTTACTGACTAGAATAGTAATTTATTTTGTGTCAGTAACCGCTTAGCCCCAATTATCCACATTAATTTGAATTTATTTCACAGCGCCCTCTAGCAGTTGACAGTGACTTGAAATAATAGGAAGTTGTCCCTCTCGCCGTAAACTATCTTTGCTTTTGCCTTGCTGTCTGTGATTTTGCCGATTTATGAACGCTATGGCAGTGGTGAACAGTATTATTTCTACGGCCTCTTTGTGCCTTTATGTTTTATTATCCTGTATGTGTAAATTCTCTTTTGGTTCAGAGATAAGTTTTGTGACCTGTGGCTCGGTCATTAAGTTGCTGAACGTGAAACACAACGTTAGACTTCACTCTCACGATGTCCGATACGGttcaggtgggtaatattgactcaAGTCTGATTCAGGGATAAGGGTTTGTTTCTGATTTATTCTGTTTGTTGTGAGACTCGAAGCTCTCACTGTTGCTGAAAACTCTGAACACTGCCTTTGACTGACAGCTTGTTAAACTTTCCCTGGGAGTTCATTTATGCGTGCTGTTATGGACCAAAAGCAGTCATATTTTCATTTGTACTTAAGGAACTTAAAGTCATAACCGATACCTTTCAGGTTTCCCTCCAGTTTTCTTACAGAAAATACTGGTCTGAATGTCATTATTTTCCCTCTGCACTACAAACGTCAACACATGGTTGGCACCAAAATTTTATGAAGTATCTTAGCTCTGCTTTCAGTACCATCATTTTTGACATTCTATTGGACAAACTGTGGCAACTAAGCATATCCCAGCTGTCTGCTACATGATCCACAACTTCTTGTCTAACAGGAAACTGTGTCATGATTGGGGACTTCATTTGGGACATTCTCTGCCTCAGCACTTGTGCTCCACAGGGATGTGTGCTTGATTTTTTTCCTCTGCTCTACTCGCTGAATGCCAGTGACTGCAACAGTTGACACAACCCTGATCAATCTTAAACAACATAAGTCCTTGCCCCAAGAGGAATTATCATGGCATGGTGTGAGGCTAACAACCTGCAGCTAAACACCCCAAAAATATCAGAGATGGTCATGGCCTTTAAAAAGAAATCCAGCCTGAAATCATAGTCCTGAAAACTCCTAAGCACCACCTCGGATGGGACAGACACCACAGTGCAGTTATGAAGAAGGCCCAGGAGTGCATGGACGTTTTTGGCAACTCAATAAAATTTGGGCTGCTTCAAGCACTGCTGGTCCAGTTCTGTACTGCCATCATagatttcatcatcatcacatctTCCATCTGGGCCTGGTCAGACTCTGCATCTCCACACAGCAAGCACCAGCTTCAGCAAACGGTGTGAAAGGCAAAGAAGGTCAGGTTTCGTCTCTTCACCCTCAGAGACCTTTAGTCACCTAGAAAGAGGCAGAGGGAGGGAAGATCATGGCTGGCCCCTCATATGCAGGTTACTCTCTCTTCAAGCTGTTTCCATCTCTGCagagactgagagtgagagTTCTGAAGTCTCAGGCTACCTGTCATGTCCACAGTTTCTTCCCCCCAGGTCGTCATCCTCCTAAACAAGGCCCCAACACACACCCAGCTGCTtttgaaacacaaacacactgacgTATATATAGTACATCCTTTACttgttgcttgtttgtttgttgcattaagatttttcagtatttcatATCTTTTCTTTACttatttaagtttatttttattttttttatattgacaACTGCACTCCTTGTAAACCAGTCTCTTAATACTTTACCATTTTAAAGTTTTAGACAAGTAGCCTAGAGTTAAATAGGCCATTACTGTGCTTTTAAGGCTCAGTGTAATATACACTGATTGGATACAGATTATTGTGTCCCATTCAGTATGGAAactcaaacatttttaaatctctttACTTCACTGTTGTAAATACCTCTGTAAGAGAATATCTGCTGAATGCTGAACATGTAAACTTTTGGTGACAAAAGCAGTGGCTTCTAGACACATCGGCAGGTTTGTTTCCATATATAAATGAAGTAGTGTACATTCTGAAACATCGGCACATTTCACATATACTACACCAAGTGCCTGTGTTTTTCCTTGAAATGAGCTCTTTAACTCCTACCTACAGTTGGGATTACCCATACACCTACCACTGTGTGAATGCTAATATCTCTTACATTGTACCTCAGGGAGTGGGCAGCAATCAGTGACCGGAGTGACTACAGTGGAGGACAGTAACAGTTACTGGAGCATCCGTGGCACAATTGCAGCAGCATGTCACAGAGGGACCCCTGTGAAATGTGGTCAGAACATAAGACTTACACATGTCAACACTGGTCGGAATTTGCACAGCCACTACTTTGCATCTCCTCTGTCATCCAACCAGGTTTGCCAGCATTCTTCTGTTCTTTACTACTTTCTTCAAAAACAAGTTCACATTTCCAGCAAATGGACACACCAACCTATTCATTCCAAATCTGATCTTTATCACTGTCATATAACAACCTGAATACAAATGGCTAGAACAGATTTATGTACACTTTATTGTAGGTTGGGCCTGTGCAGTATGATCAGCACTCACAATATCCAGTGACATTGACTCTGATTACATTCTATATTATATTGTAGCCTGTTATGAGAATGATTTTGGCATATCAGcatattattttttacttaattaataattcattaataaaaaaaataatgacagTTTATATTCaaattgttaatttatttatgggCTCTCATTGGGTAACTGCTAGTTAGGAACTACTTTCTGAACACCACAACAGGGTTTTCAGAAATCTAGTTTAAAAAGTGAGAATAAATATGTGCTTATTGCAGAGGGGGTCCCACCTTTGGTGTCTGATGTACATAGACGAAATACAACTTTTTATCCCTTTAAATCTGTTCTGGGCAAGTAAATTGGTAACTCAAGGTTTTAAAAGTTAAATTACAGTCAGGGAAAATCATTATGGCACAAACCTGCTGAGCCTGCACATATGGATTTCATGAGGAACATTTTTGATATTAATATTTGCACAGGGTCATTTTAGGGAAGAGGTTCATGCCATGTTACAAACACAAGCTTAAAAGGTAAGGACAGATAGATATGAGTAAAACTGCAAAATTgtgttatatttacatttatggcacttGGCACATCTTTTTCAATAGTTATAATTATGTTCCAGAAGTAGGTTCATATGGAGTAAGATGTGAACATAACACGCAAAGCAAGACCCCAGGCTTCTGCATAGAAGGGAACAGCATTACCCACTACACAACATATCACCATGCTTTCAATATGCAATTAGCCAGATACACATTTCATGTAATGTGGAGCTTAACATCCGTTTATCCTTTAGGAGGTCAGTGCTTTTGGCGAGGATGGTGAGGGCGACCATCTTGATGAGTGGACTGTTCTTTGTGGAGGCTCATTGTGGGAACGTGATGAATCGGTGCGTTTCCGCCACACAGCCACAGACGCTCTCCTCTCAGTGACAGGAGAACAGTATGGCAGACCCATCCATGGCCAAAGAGAAGTGCACGCCATGACCAGCACTAGTCAACACAGTTACTGGAAAGCCATGGAGGGGATCTTCATGAAACCCAGTGAGACAGGGACCAGAGACTTCAGCAGCCCCCATCACACTGAATTCTAAATGGTTTCTACAGTATTCCCTTCAGTCATCCAAGGTCctatttccatttattttatcaTATTGAAGAGAGTAGGAGTTCTGATCTGTTACTGAAATCCACATTCATTATAAAATACCTCATTATGTTATACAACATTAGAAATAACAACTGCACTGCAATACAAATAGATAATGGTCTATGTCTTTGTTAACCCAAAATATGCCCCTCTATCAGATTGTATTTGTTTCTCAATAGTGTATCAAATAGTGTATTCAAAAAGTTATCACCTTCCACAGTCTGCAGTTCAGAGCCAAGGCTGCAATTTTTATACcaagtgtatgtgtatatatatatatatatatatatatatatatatatatatatacacacatacatattttttttctttgtgtcatCCATGCACATTGATTTGAATGAAAGACATAAGACATAGACATACTGAAAGACATGAGGTACGTTGAGAACATCTTTCATATCTCTACAAACGATTGCAGTATTCAGATGATGATTTACATTAAACAACATCGGTGGTGTAAGGCCAAGAAATGCAGCCCAGCTTTGGGATGCAGTTATAGAAAGCAGTACTTCTGAAAATTTTGCTGAACTGGCTAAACATAAATATGCTGGATTCTTTTTGTTATCAAAAGGATTGTACTTTCACTTTTAAAGGTGacgttcatgattgtaatcaaaaaacataaagttaataaaattcagaagctttgctagtctgtttgtgtgcttgaaaccggtctaatgtgtttggCGCCCCAGTGTCtgcaaatgattaaaaaagaaaaaagaaaaaaactgtctTGGTTCTGTATGCTAGgcttattttctttctctccctctcacctttctctcatggcagaggcatctgaactttttttttttgaagacaACTTCAACTTCAAACATTGAAAACATAAACCAAAATAAGGACACTGCTCTTTTCCTGCTCcttatgtgggtaatattgacatattttttgctgtttctgatcacttatcTTCACTTTTGGAACCCTCtggtatccatccatccatccattatctgtaaccgcttatccaattctagggtcgcggggggtccagagcctacctggaatcattgggcgcaaggcgggaatacaccctggaggggacgccagtccttcacagggcaacacagacacacacacattcactcacacctacggacactttcaagtcgccaatccacctgcaacgtgtgtttttggactgtgggaggaaaccggagcacccggaggaaacccacgcggacacggggagaacacaccaactcctcacagacagtcacccggagcgggaatcgaacccacaacctccaggcccctggagctgtgtgactgcgacactacctgctgcgccaccgtgccgccccctctGGTATCCCTCGGGTTAAATTGACGCAGGACATATTTGGGGCCTTAGAAACTATTTTGATATTAAATTTTACTTCATAAACCATTAACACATTTTCTTTATCTCAATTTTAAACAATAGAGGTAACATATGTTCAATGATTGCAATTAGAACACAATTAACACAAACATTGGACGTGTGAGTCGTTTTTTGTCATACGGTTATTATTGATGTTAAAGATCCACTATACTCAAGACTTAGGTCATAAATCATGTATATCTTGGAAAAAATGACTTGAGACTGTTTTCAttagttgccctgtgaaggattggtgccccctccagggtgtattcctgccttgagcccaatgattccaggtaggctctggacccaccgcgaccctgaactggaaaagcggtaacagataatgaatgaatgttttcattagcatttattattttgaaaatagaattaaatttaggtgctgtttactcatcgtgtattcgtGTGTCgttattgttttttggactttACAAGGTCTGCACCCGTTCTCACAAACCAGTTTTACTTGTTAACATATTTAGTGTGTTTCCATTCTCTTAAGGCTAGTGTATGCAACATAtccattgtattttattataaaaatgtgtaAGGATCTATAATTTGATCGCTTAGTGTCAATCTTCAAACAATTGCTTGGTTTAATGTGCTCTTGCTTTGTATGAATGTAAACTGGCACTATTATACAGACAAGACGAGACTCTGCCAGAGTCTAAATAGCAAGTGTTCCTTGGAATACCCCAATTTAATTTTACTCCACATGTAGGTTTCTGTAAAGCTGTTAAGCAAATCAGCTGTGTTTGCTGATAATGGTGTGATTTTTATTTGTCAGAGTATAATAGTATACAGACCAAGCATAAGACAATGCAGTGTTTGaggttttaattaattttgttaaaCAAGGTGATGAAAAATCAGTGGAACTTGAAAACAATTTGTCATTCTTTGAGAGTAATGtcatatttcttttaaaataaagctgATAAAATATAACCACCAAAAGTAGCAATATTTTGATAATGAAGCTGTAAAGTTAGGAGAATAATGTATCATTATTTCCAAAAATTCTTGAAGTAGCAGTATTTGGCCTAAATGTGCTGCACAAAAGAAGTGAAATGAAATATGTGGATACTTTATTGAAGTCATATTTGTACAGGTTTATAAGGAAATAATGCCACtttatttttgtaacattttgaATTTATTATCAACATGATTTCTTTTctcataatattaatattctggAATAGTGTGTCCCTAAAATGCTGCTTTATAAAATCTGCACCTCTGTAGGTcaactgttttttaaaactcTAAATGAAAAACAGATCAGTAAAATTAATGTATTGTAATCTTTGCTGAATCCgttttaaatactttgaatAATGATCACCAGTGGCAGTACTGTTTGGATGTAACTCTTTGATCtaagttcattaaaaaaaaaaaagatatcagCCTCCCACATCTAAGGACCTAATATTGCCTGCTTATATCCACAGGTTCCAGCTTTTGCATATTGAGATTTGTCATTTGAATGTGTCTGTTTGAAAATTTGCCTTTACTTTGCTGCTAGAATTTAAAAGAACAGCACAAGGACatccattttaaattatttgtgcATATAATTGCATGGTTGTACAAATAGGGACGGAAGAGAAAATGTCCTAGGAGGAGTGGGATAACTCTGCTACGGGGATTGACACCAATCCAATGAGAAAAGATCTTCAATTAAATCcttcaaaaaacaaatattatcaTGAAGTTACACATTGACTACTGTATGTATTCActccacacattttaaaaaggcaCTATATTTTCTTATATATGGAATTATAAAAGGATGAAAAGGATCCAGAGCAGAAAGAGATCAAAGGAGCAATAtctgacattttaaacattaatatagcAGCAATGGCTAATTTCAATTTAAAGCTATAGTGGAGTAAAGGCGTCttgagtggaaaaaaaagaggCCACATTCTGTGTTGTGCTCGTTTTCACAGATGAGACGGTCATGtgcacagggacacacacacccacacattctctcacacactcacacctataaacaattttgagtcatcaatccacctaccaacgtgtgtttttggactgtgggaggaaaacggagcacccggcggaaacccacgcggacacagggagaacacaccaaactcctcacagatagtcacctggagcagggcgcgaacccacaaccccagaactgtgtgactgcaaaactacctgctgcgccacccaaAGCTTTAGCCACACTACCTTTATTTTGCCCTTCCCAAAGGTCAAAATAGTGACCGCTCACAAAACTATGTATTCAAGATGGCGAACCGCAGTGTAAAATGTTCACGAGAAAGCCACTGTCCAAATATCCTccaccaagaaaaaaaaaactcttcagCAAAAAAATCATGTAACATGATTCTAAACTTCCATTTCCTTCATCTGTGCATAACTTCTAGAGCTCAGCTGCCTTCACTCCCCACTGATGTGTGGTGGGATGGTGGTCTGAGAAAGCCTGCTTTAACTATTTCTGTATCTCCTCTCCAGGTAAATACCTGCTCCCTCCCACTGCTGTGTGGTGTGCTTGCAGATAGGGAGATTGGACATGAGGCTGAAGTTAGCTTTTTATTTGCCAGTGTTTTATTTCTGATTTCTCCTTCCACTTTAGATGGTGCtataattaaaactattttttcATTCAGGGCATATAcacaggtttttatttattttcctccaCGTCATTTACCTTTCACTGAGTTAAAACCCAATATACCATTAAAACTTGGATTTGATGCTGGAAGAGGTCTGTCTCCACACAGTTTATCTTCTGAGCACATCATCTACTCCATTATACTGTTATATTCCATGCCTGATTTCTTTAGTGACTGGGTAAACTGCACATGATACCGTTAGCTGTAACTGATATTATGAATTTTTGTGAATATGATGAGCTCAGTTTGGGTCCATCTGCCTTTCCACTTTTGGTAAAGCTCTCACCTGCTAAAAAACCCAACACCACGTGAGGGGAAGGTGTGGGTGAAGGGAAGGGCATGGCTGAATAAATAGCAATTG
This genomic interval from Hoplias malabaricus isolate fHopMal1 chromosome 15, fHopMal1.hap1, whole genome shotgun sequence contains the following:
- the sdf2 gene encoding stromal cell-derived factor 2, which encodes MNAMAVVNSIISTASLCLYVLLSCMCKFSFGSEISFVTCGSVIKLLNVKHNVRLHSHDVRYGSGSGQQSVTGVTTVEDSNSYWSIRGTIAAACHRGTPVKCGQNIRLTHVNTGRNLHSHYFASPLSSNQEVSAFGEDGEGDHLDEWTVLCGGSLWERDESVRFRHTATDALLSVTGEQYGRPIHGQREVHAMTSTSQHSYWKAMEGIFMKPSETGTRDFSSPHHTEF